One genomic window of Prosthecobacter algae includes the following:
- a CDS encoding ABC transporter permease: MLWNAFSIALREIRRNLMRAFLTVLGVIIGVAAVITMVTLGQATTQAVKNQISNLGSNLLVLRPGMGFGPRSASAGVPQFTQKDVQAIEDQVPNIAAIAPVSSSSMSTVYLQNARMTSVTGTTPPYFYINKWTLGDGRLFNEADYKAGKAVCVIGNTVKTNLFGNQNPVGMKIRLGKASCEIIGVLASKGQSGMGDQDDTIIVPLTTLQRRLTGKTSSREVSQITISAEEGSNSEVLIDDISSLMRQRRNLQPNQEDNFNVFDTRQIAETLSASTRMMTTLLAAVAGVSLLVGGIGIMNIMLVSVTERTREIGIRLAIGARAREVLLQFLVEAITLSSIGGLVGILTAFALCFGLAQLIQVTFVFDPQINLVAFFFSTAVGVLFGFTPARRAAKLDPIEALRHE; the protein is encoded by the coding sequence ATGCTCTGGAATGCCTTCTCCATCGCCCTGCGCGAAATTCGCCGCAATCTCATGCGGGCGTTTTTGACCGTGCTAGGTGTCATCATCGGGGTGGCTGCCGTCATCACCATGGTCACGCTCGGGCAGGCCACCACGCAGGCGGTGAAAAATCAGATTTCCAATCTGGGGAGTAACCTTCTCGTCCTGCGCCCAGGGATGGGCTTCGGCCCCAGATCCGCCTCCGCCGGGGTGCCTCAGTTTACCCAAAAGGATGTGCAAGCCATCGAAGATCAGGTGCCTAACATCGCGGCGATTGCCCCTGTCAGCAGCTCCTCCATGAGTACGGTGTATCTGCAAAATGCGCGTATGACTTCGGTTACGGGAACGACGCCACCTTATTTTTACATCAATAAATGGACCCTGGGAGATGGCCGCCTTTTTAACGAGGCTGACTACAAAGCGGGTAAGGCAGTCTGCGTCATCGGCAACACGGTGAAGACCAATCTTTTTGGCAATCAAAATCCCGTGGGGATGAAGATCCGCCTGGGCAAGGCCTCCTGTGAGATCATTGGGGTGCTGGCCAGCAAAGGTCAATCCGGCATGGGGGACCAGGATGATACCATCATCGTACCGCTCACCACCCTTCAGCGGCGTCTAACGGGGAAAACTTCGTCACGTGAAGTGAGCCAGATAACCATCTCAGCTGAGGAAGGATCAAACAGCGAAGTTCTCATTGATGACATTTCTTCTCTCATGCGCCAGCGGCGTAACTTGCAGCCTAACCAGGAGGATAACTTTAATGTCTTTGATACCCGCCAGATCGCGGAGACGTTGAGTGCCTCGACTCGCATGATGACCACCCTCCTCGCCGCCGTCGCCGGTGTGAGCTTGTTGGTAGGCGGTATCGGCATCATGAACATCATGCTGGTCTCGGTGACGGAGCGCACGCGGGAGATTGGCATTCGTCTGGCCATCGGTGCCCGGGCCAGGGAGGTGCTGCTGCAGTTCCTAGTGGAGGCCATCACGCTTTCCTCCATCGGTGGCCTTGTCGGTATTCTCACGGCCTTTGCCCTGTGCTTCGGGCTGGCTCAGCTCATCCAGGTGACGTTTGTTTTTGATCCGCAGATCAATCTCGTGGCCTTTTTCTTCTCGACCGCTGTCGGGGTGCTGTTCGGCTTTACCCCCGCCCGCCGCGCGGCGAAGCTTGATCCTATCGAAGCCCTGCGCCACGAATAA
- a CDS encoding ABC transporter ATP-binding protein — protein sequence MSASATSLIQLRRLTKTYGQGDAAFQALRGVDLQINKGEFVAVMGPSGSGKSTLMNLLGCLDTPTSGNYLYQDIAVENLNSDQRSLLRRHALGFIFQGFNLLARTSSLENVELPLVYRGMSKKERRERAQEALVSVGLPNKMRNTPAELSGGQQQRVAIARAIVTRPSTLFADEPTGNLDTRTTDEIMELLTRLNEDRGITVLMVTHEDEVATHAKRIVRVKDGLIESDIRTKS from the coding sequence ATGAGTGCCTCTGCCACCAGCCTGATTCAACTTCGCCGTTTGACCAAAACTTACGGTCAAGGTGACGCCGCTTTCCAGGCGCTGCGCGGTGTGGATCTGCAAATCAACAAAGGTGAATTTGTGGCCGTCATGGGTCCCAGTGGCTCTGGCAAATCCACCTTGATGAATCTCCTGGGTTGCCTGGATACCCCCACCTCTGGCAACTATCTCTACCAAGATATTGCGGTGGAAAACCTGAATTCAGATCAGCGCTCTTTGCTGCGGCGTCATGCCCTGGGCTTTATCTTCCAGGGGTTTAATCTTTTGGCCCGCACCAGTTCCTTGGAAAATGTGGAGCTGCCCCTCGTCTATCGCGGCATGTCCAAAAAAGAGCGTCGTGAGCGTGCTCAGGAGGCCCTGGTTTCCGTGGGTTTGCCTAACAAGATGCGCAACACGCCGGCGGAGCTTTCCGGCGGGCAGCAGCAGCGTGTCGCCATTGCCCGCGCCATCGTTACCCGTCCTAGCACCCTGTTTGCCGATGAACCGACGGGGAACCTGGACACACGCACCACGGATGAAATCATGGAGCTACTGACCCGGCTGAATGAAGACCGGGGCATCACCGTGCTCATGGTGACCCATGAGGATGAAGTGGCTACACACGCCAAACGAATCGTGCGGGTCAAAGATGGCCTTATCGAGTCAGACATCCGCACGAAATCTTAA
- a CDS encoding response regulator transcription factor translates to MRILVIEDDPHLLRSLAANLREENYAVDTAMDGLEGLTKALDESYDALVLDVMMPRMNGWEVLARLRPSCKTPVLMLTAKDTVQDRVKGLDQGADDYLTKPFDIDELLARLRALIRRAAGQTHPVLEIGPLSLDTAIRLVKLFGQEVPLTAREYALLEYLALHRGQVVTRTTLYEHLFDEEDSTLSNLLDVHVSNLRKKLGSDIITTRRGHGYCIV, encoded by the coding sequence ATGAGAATCCTCGTCATCGAAGATGATCCGCACCTCCTCCGTAGTCTGGCGGCGAATTTGCGAGAGGAAAATTATGCGGTGGATACGGCGATGGATGGTCTGGAAGGGCTAACCAAAGCCCTGGATGAAAGCTATGATGCCCTGGTGCTGGATGTGATGATGCCGCGCATGAATGGCTGGGAAGTTCTCGCCCGGCTGCGTCCCTCCTGTAAAACTCCGGTGCTGATGCTGACGGCCAAGGACACCGTTCAAGACCGCGTGAAGGGCTTGGATCAAGGGGCCGACGATTACCTCACCAAACCTTTTGATATTGATGAACTACTGGCTCGTCTGCGGGCTCTTATTCGGCGGGCAGCAGGTCAAACCCACCCCGTCCTGGAGATTGGCCCTCTGTCGCTGGACACGGCGATCCGTCTTGTGAAACTCTTTGGGCAGGAAGTGCCGCTGACTGCCCGTGAGTACGCACTGCTGGAGTACCTGGCCCTGCATCGTGGGCAGGTGGTCACCCGCACCACTCTATACGAACACCTTTTCGATGAGGAAGACAGCACGCTATCAAACCTCCTGGACGTGCATGTTTCGAATCTGCGTAAGAAGCTAGGTTCGGACATCATCACCACACGCCGAGGTCACGGTTACTGCATCGTATGA
- a CDS encoding sensor histidine kinase, with the protein MKTFFHSLRWRLQAWHGLLLLLVVVGSTAPAYRLARDNQMQRLDKELSQLERNLVRSLLDLVQASPPSPVSEEPSQRQFLGPADFVRRLVGQPVQLPEAILVQFRGNQPGYAYFSVRDRNDQIILQSENAPTDLVFLPLPTVDLVEETRSVGTRRETLRSSVHGLKVVVGRDITPELHEMHSIAWLHLFIGLGVWLFGLLGGWWLSGRAIRPIRTISQTAARIAEGNLKERIDIREMDTELGELSQVLNQTFERLHAAFERQRQFTADASHELRTPITILLSETHRLLKRERSPEEYREALETCEATAQRMRRLVESLLLLARQENPPAAAAHHSVCDLSRVLKEAADHLTPLARERGFRIETTLSPTVCRVDAETLSLLATNLMANALQHGGNVKLSCASQGQQAVFSVEDDGPGIDEADQPHVFERFYRADQARTGNSGHSGLGLAIAKAIVDNHGGTLTLRSTLGKGACFEVHLPAGE; encoded by the coding sequence ATGAAGACCTTTTTTCACTCACTACGCTGGCGGCTGCAGGCCTGGCATGGGCTGCTACTGCTACTCGTTGTTGTAGGGTCCACCGCCCCTGCTTACCGGCTTGCGAGGGATAACCAGATGCAGCGGCTGGATAAGGAACTCAGCCAGTTGGAGCGGAATCTTGTGCGCTCCTTGTTAGACTTGGTTCAGGCCAGCCCACCTTCTCCAGTTTCTGAAGAGCCTTCGCAACGCCAATTTTTGGGCCCTGCTGACTTTGTCCGCCGTCTGGTCGGCCAACCTGTGCAGTTACCAGAAGCTATCCTGGTTCAGTTTCGTGGCAACCAGCCAGGTTACGCCTACTTCAGTGTCCGGGACCGAAACGATCAAATCATTCTCCAGTCCGAGAATGCTCCGACGGATTTGGTTTTTCTGCCTTTGCCGACCGTGGATTTGGTTGAGGAGACGCGTAGCGTCGGCACGCGCCGTGAAACCCTGCGAAGTTCGGTGCATGGGCTAAAGGTCGTCGTAGGACGAGACATCACCCCTGAGTTGCATGAAATGCACAGCATCGCCTGGCTGCATTTATTCATCGGTCTCGGTGTTTGGTTATTCGGTTTGTTAGGCGGTTGGTGGCTCTCAGGTCGCGCCATCCGCCCCATCCGCACCATCAGCCAAACCGCTGCCCGCATCGCGGAGGGCAACCTTAAGGAGCGCATAGACATCCGCGAAATGGATACGGAACTGGGCGAACTGAGCCAGGTGCTGAACCAGACCTTTGAGCGTCTGCACGCCGCATTTGAGCGCCAACGCCAGTTTACTGCCGATGCCTCGCATGAGCTTCGCACGCCCATTACCATCTTGCTCTCGGAAACGCATCGCCTGCTCAAACGTGAGCGCTCACCGGAAGAATATCGTGAAGCTCTGGAAACCTGCGAGGCCACCGCCCAGCGAATGCGACGCTTGGTGGAGTCTCTGCTTTTACTCGCTCGTCAAGAGAACCCACCTGCCGCTGCGGCTCATCATTCTGTGTGTGATCTTTCGAGGGTCCTCAAAGAGGCAGCCGATCACTTGACCCCGCTCGCGAGAGAACGTGGTTTCCGCATTGAGACTACCCTTTCCCCCACTGTCTGCCGTGTCGATGCAGAAACCCTCTCCCTGTTGGCAACCAATCTCATGGCCAATGCCCTGCAGCATGGGGGTAATGTGAAGCTGTCCTGCGCCTCGCAGGGGCAGCAGGCAGTCTTTTCTGTGGAGGATGATGGGCCTGGCATTGATGAGGCCGATCAACCGCATGTTTTTGAGCGTTTTTACCGGGCAGACCAAGCCCGTACGGGCAACTCCGGGCACTCAGGCCTTGGGTTGGCGATAGCCAAAGCCATTGTGGACAATCACGGTGGCACCCTCACCTTGCGAAGTACGCTGGGGAAGGGTGCCTGCTTTGAGGTCCATCTGCCAGCCGGGGAGTGA